One part of the Corynebacterium sp. CNCTC7651 genome encodes these proteins:
- the pks13 gene encoding polyketide synthase Pks13 (Pks13 is a key enzyme in mycolic acid biosynthesis.), translating into MTENDLIAWLTRWVAATTGQEVVDSATPLESYGLSSRDAVVLSGELETLLNRKVDPTIAYQYPTIEALAKALTASAGAVGRTYERREAGSSPGQRDIAVVGAAGRFPGAASVGEYWQVLIDGRVTTGPLPAGRWSEYTGDPYLRTKMAEEATDGGYLEDIASFDNEFFGLSPLEAQNMDPQQRIMLEVAWEALEDAHIPADRLRGEAVGVFVGSSSNDYGMLMGADPANAHPYALTGAASSIIPNRISYAFDFRGPSMNVDTACSSSLVSVHHAVRALRDGECDVALAGGVNILANPFASLMFSELGVISPSGAIRAFSDDADGIVRSEAAGMVVLKRVADAVADGDEIVAVIKGSATNSDGHSNGLTAPNPDAQIDVLRRAYADAGIDPAEVDVVEAHGTGTILGDPIEATALGAVLGRNRGAANPLLLGSAKSSIGHSESAAGVAALIKVLEALKHDTIPASANFTAPNHFVDFDAEHIEVVQDPREWPRYSGRRVAGISGFGFGGTNAHVVVTDFEPGDYAGAVAADATAATSKAETTRLAGLDVAALPVSGLLPSRRKAAAAELADFLEGRPDADLVPVARSLAKRNHGRSAAVVQASTVEDAVARLRLVAEGKIGTGIAVADAPNTMGPVFVYSGFGSQHRKMATRLMETSDVFAARMRELDELVRFEAGWSMLEIIEDDALTYDTQTGQVTITAIQIAQTDLLATFGITPAATMGMSMGEIAAAYAAGGITDRDAMLIACQRARLMGEGEAMIAGTPQEGAMAVVELGTDDLAAFIEEHPEAQGVEPAVYAGPGMTTIGGPIAAVDAVVEKLEAQEKFARKLNVRGAGHTSALDPIMGDLAAEIAGITARPLTVPLFSSVDRGEVYPAGSVVHTDEYFLRMTRQPVYFQDATQAAFNAGHSTLVEVTPNPVALMGMMNTAFAAGKPDAQLLFTTKRKLDEAETLLDLAAKLYVQGMPVDFTGFYGTGPRINAPGVTFQRNHLWTPARPSSNGGTLLGAKVELPDGQVAFATPADAVFSPYQLIEAAAAEVVPGATVVATEEHGYLPADGEVTTIVARSLGGASITVYNGAERIAEGFASSLGETARTQVAGVAEVTASEPSLIDDDFASMRWDPTSGESVPERLRAIVSESMGFEAEDLPDELPLIDLGLDSLMGMRIKNRIEHDFQIPQLQVQTLRDASVADVIRLVEESVAGHADAVQPMAMNSETRDVASEVAKAQEAGADSGAGVVPGPAGGAQGVGVAPRDASERMVFGAWAKFTGAAAAGVTSELASISEGQAQELAEHLTQRSGIEITAEQVREPRTLEPLANLVREGLETEVEGNIRVFRDGDAGRTPVFAFHPAGGSSAVYAPLARRLDDAVPVYGVERLEGSLEERAAAYVKDIEELAAGRKVVLAGWSFGGALAYEVAHQLGNDKVAFIALLDTTQPSVPIPRTMEETKARWGRYATFAKETYGLDFEVPYELLETAGEEALLEMLQEFLATTDASAHGLAAGVLEHQRASFVDNQILNHLDFSRWAEVDVPVLLFRAERMHDGAITLEPNYAHIDEDGGWGAIVEDLTIVHLPGDHLAVVDEPAVGIVGKHMNEWLAALPERGAGKDDV; encoded by the coding sequence ATGACTGAGAATGATCTGATCGCATGGCTCACGCGGTGGGTGGCCGCAACAACCGGCCAGGAGGTCGTGGACAGCGCCACGCCGCTTGAGTCCTACGGTCTGTCTTCTCGGGACGCGGTGGTGCTCTCCGGCGAGTTGGAGACGTTGCTGAACCGCAAGGTGGATCCCACCATCGCGTACCAATACCCGACGATCGAGGCACTTGCCAAGGCGTTGACGGCCAGCGCGGGGGCTGTGGGGCGCACCTATGAGCGTCGTGAAGCAGGAAGCTCCCCCGGGCAGCGCGATATTGCCGTGGTGGGTGCCGCGGGGCGCTTCCCGGGTGCGGCCTCGGTGGGCGAGTATTGGCAGGTGCTTATCGACGGCCGGGTGACCACCGGCCCGCTTCCAGCCGGGCGCTGGAGCGAGTACACAGGCGATCCGTACCTGCGCACCAAGATGGCGGAGGAAGCCACCGACGGCGGCTACCTGGAAGATATTGCCAGCTTTGACAACGAGTTTTTCGGCCTGAGCCCGCTCGAGGCGCAGAACATGGACCCGCAGCAGCGCATCATGCTGGAGGTTGCGTGGGAGGCGTTGGAGGACGCGCACATCCCGGCCGACCGCCTCCGGGGTGAGGCTGTGGGCGTGTTCGTGGGCTCCTCCTCGAACGATTACGGCATGCTCATGGGTGCGGACCCGGCGAACGCGCACCCCTACGCACTGACCGGCGCGGCGAGCTCCATCATCCCGAACCGCATTTCTTACGCCTTTGATTTCCGCGGGCCGTCCATGAACGTGGACACCGCGTGCTCTTCCTCCCTGGTCAGCGTGCACCATGCGGTGCGGGCGCTGCGCGACGGGGAGTGCGACGTGGCGCTGGCCGGCGGCGTGAACATCCTGGCCAACCCGTTCGCGTCCCTGATGTTCTCTGAGCTGGGCGTGATCTCCCCGTCCGGCGCCATCCGCGCGTTTTCCGATGACGCGGACGGCATCGTGCGCTCCGAAGCCGCCGGCATGGTGGTGCTCAAGCGCGTGGCGGATGCGGTGGCGGACGGCGACGAGATTGTGGCTGTAATCAAGGGCTCCGCCACGAACTCGGACGGCCACTCCAACGGCCTGACTGCCCCGAACCCGGACGCGCAGATTGACGTGTTGCGGCGCGCCTACGCGGACGCCGGCATCGACCCAGCCGAGGTTGACGTGGTGGAGGCCCACGGCACCGGCACCATTCTGGGCGACCCGATTGAGGCCACCGCGCTCGGCGCCGTGCTGGGGCGCAACCGCGGCGCGGCGAACCCGCTGCTGCTGGGCTCTGCCAAATCCTCTATCGGCCACTCCGAATCCGCCGCCGGCGTGGCCGCCCTGATCAAGGTGCTCGAGGCGCTGAAGCACGACACCATCCCCGCCTCCGCCAACTTCACCGCACCCAACCACTTCGTGGACTTTGACGCGGAGCACATCGAGGTAGTGCAGGACCCGCGCGAATGGCCGCGCTACTCCGGCCGCCGCGTCGCCGGCATCTCCGGCTTTGGCTTCGGCGGCACAAACGCGCACGTGGTGGTCACGGACTTTGAGCCGGGAGACTACGCCGGGGCCGTGGCGGCGGATGCAACCGCCGCCACGAGCAAAGCGGAAACCACCCGGCTGGCCGGGCTCGATGTGGCGGCGCTGCCGGTGTCTGGGCTGCTGCCGTCCCGTCGTAAAGCAGCTGCCGCGGAACTCGCGGACTTCCTGGAGGGCCGCCCGGACGCGGACCTGGTCCCGGTGGCCCGTTCCCTGGCCAAGCGCAACCACGGCCGCTCCGCCGCCGTCGTGCAGGCCAGCACTGTCGAGGACGCGGTGGCGCGGTTGCGCCTGGTTGCAGAAGGCAAGATCGGCACCGGCATCGCGGTGGCGGATGCGCCGAACACCATGGGCCCCGTGTTCGTGTACTCGGGCTTTGGCTCGCAGCACCGCAAGATGGCCACGCGACTTATGGAGACCTCCGATGTCTTCGCCGCGCGCATGCGGGAACTGGATGAGCTGGTCCGCTTCGAGGCGGGCTGGTCCATGCTGGAGATCATCGAGGATGACGCGCTGACGTATGACACCCAGACCGGCCAGGTCACCATCACCGCGATCCAGATCGCGCAGACGGACCTGCTGGCCACGTTCGGCATCACCCCGGCCGCCACCATGGGCATGTCCATGGGCGAAATCGCGGCGGCCTACGCCGCCGGCGGCATCACGGACCGCGATGCGATGCTGATCGCCTGCCAGCGCGCTCGCCTGATGGGCGAGGGCGAGGCCATGATCGCCGGAACGCCGCAGGAAGGCGCGATGGCCGTCGTGGAGCTGGGCACCGACGACCTCGCGGCGTTCATCGAGGAGCACCCGGAAGCCCAGGGTGTGGAGCCGGCCGTGTACGCCGGCCCGGGCATGACCACCATCGGTGGGCCGATTGCGGCGGTTGATGCTGTCGTCGAGAAGCTTGAAGCCCAGGAAAAGTTCGCCCGCAAACTGAACGTGCGTGGCGCGGGGCACACCTCCGCCCTGGACCCGATCATGGGCGACCTGGCCGCCGAGATCGCCGGCATTACCGCCCGCCCGCTGACGGTGCCGCTGTTCAGCTCCGTGGACCGCGGCGAGGTGTATCCCGCCGGCTCCGTCGTGCACACGGATGAGTACTTCCTGCGCATGACGCGCCAGCCGGTGTATTTCCAGGACGCCACCCAGGCCGCGTTCAACGCCGGCCACAGCACGTTGGTGGAGGTCACGCCGAACCCGGTCGCGCTGATGGGCATGATGAACACCGCGTTCGCCGCAGGCAAGCCGGACGCGCAGCTGCTGTTCACCACCAAGCGCAAGCTGGATGAGGCGGAAACCCTGCTGGATCTCGCTGCCAAGCTGTACGTCCAGGGCATGCCGGTGGACTTCACCGGTTTCTACGGCACGGGGCCGCGCATCAACGCGCCTGGCGTAACGTTCCAGCGCAACCACCTGTGGACGCCTGCGCGCCCGTCCTCCAACGGCGGCACGTTGCTGGGCGCGAAGGTTGAGCTGCCGGACGGCCAGGTCGCGTTTGCCACGCCGGCAGACGCGGTCTTCAGCCCGTACCAGCTCATCGAGGCAGCGGCCGCGGAAGTTGTCCCGGGCGCAACCGTGGTGGCCACGGAGGAGCACGGCTACCTACCCGCCGATGGTGAGGTGACCACTATTGTCGCCCGCTCCCTCGGCGGCGCGAGCATCACCGTCTACAACGGCGCCGAGCGCATCGCCGAGGGCTTCGCGTCCTCCCTGGGCGAAACCGCGCGCACCCAGGTTGCGGGAGTTGCGGAGGTCACGGCTTCGGAGCCTTCGCTTATCGACGATGACTTTGCATCAATGCGCTGGGACCCAACCTCCGGCGAATCCGTGCCCGAGCGCCTGCGGGCCATTGTGTCCGAGTCCATGGGCTTTGAGGCGGAGGACCTGCCGGATGAGCTGCCGCTGATTGATCTTGGCCTGGATTCCCTCATGGGCATGCGCATTAAGAACCGCATCGAGCACGATTTCCAGATCCCGCAGCTGCAGGTGCAGACGCTGCGCGACGCATCGGTGGCTGATGTGATCCGCCTGGTGGAGGAGTCCGTTGCCGGCCACGCAGATGCCGTGCAGCCCATGGCAATGAACTCGGAGACGCGTGACGTGGCGTCCGAGGTGGCCAAGGCCCAGGAGGCCGGTGCGGACTCCGGCGCCGGCGTTGTTCCGGGCCCGGCTGGCGGCGCCCAGGGCGTGGGTGTTGCGCCGCGCGATGCGTCGGAACGCATGGTCTTCGGGGCGTGGGCGAAGTTTACGGGTGCGGCTGCGGCTGGTGTGACCAGCGAGCTTGCGTCGATTAGCGAAGGCCAAGCTCAGGAGCTCGCGGAGCACCTCACGCAGCGCAGCGGGATCGAGATCACCGCGGAGCAGGTGCGTGAGCCGCGGACGCTGGAGCCGCTGGCGAACCTGGTGCGCGAGGGGCTGGAGACCGAGGTTGAGGGCAATATCCGCGTGTTCCGCGACGGCGATGCCGGCCGCACCCCGGTGTTCGCCTTCCACCCGGCCGGCGGTTCGAGCGCAGTGTACGCGCCGCTAGCCCGGCGCTTGGACGATGCAGTGCCGGTGTACGGCGTGGAGCGCCTCGAGGGCTCGCTGGAGGAGCGCGCGGCGGCGTACGTGAAGGACATCGAAGAGCTGGCGGCGGGGCGCAAGGTTGTGCTGGCCGGCTGGTCCTTCGGCGGCGCCCTAGCGTACGAGGTTGCGCACCAGCTGGGCAACGACAAGGTGGCGTTCATCGCGCTGCTGGATACAACGCAGCCGTCCGTGCCCATCCCGCGCACGATGGAGGAGACCAAGGCGCGCTGGGGCCGCTACGCAACGTTTGCCAAGGAAACGTACGGCCTGGACTTCGAGGTGCCCTACGAGCTGCTGGAAACCGCGGGCGAAGAGGCGCTGCTGGAGATGCTGCAGGAATTCCTGGCTACCACGGACGCTTCCGCGCACGGGCTGGCGGCCGGCGTCCTGGAGCACCAGCGCGCCAGCTTCGTGGACAACCAGATCCTGAACCACCTGGACTTCTCCCGCTGGGCGGAGGTGGATGTGCCGGTGCTGCTGTTCCGCGCTGAGCGGATGCATGACGGCGCGATTACGCTCGAGCCGAACTACGCCCACATTGACGAGGATGGGGGCTGGGGCGCTATCGTCGAGGACTTGACCATTGTGCACCTGCCCGGCGACCACCTCGCAGTGGTGGATGAGCCGGCGGTGGGGATCGTGGGCAAGCACATGAATGAGTGGCTGGCGGCGCTGCCGGAACGCGGTGCCGGGAAGGACGACGTGTAA
- a CDS encoding cutinase family protein codes for MRTERTPRSSRASRSGTRNVFVVAAVLIVLALIGLGIYQWRSGPGPDPGPGPLNTETQTQAQPEPTTPTEPEWCPAVEFVSVPGTWESSPEDDPFNPQANSASFMLSITRPIEEMYGIDHVRVFTVPYTAQFRNIQTERGRAEMTYDDSRAEGTAKLKGELGFVANLCPRTKFIIAGFSQGAVIVGDVANQIGTRQGPIDPERLLGAVMIADGRRENGVGVNPGVELTGQGAEITMLPLQRVVDLATPGATMTGPRPGGFGEVADRAFEICAPNDTVCDAPLAVGNAIDRAADLLLANGNHALYATNPDVIPGTTASQWTVDWARSTIDAL; via the coding sequence ATGCGCACTGAGCGCACCCCACGTTCATCCCGCGCGTCTCGCTCCGGCACCCGCAACGTCTTTGTTGTCGCGGCGGTGCTGATTGTCCTGGCGCTGATCGGCCTGGGCATCTATCAGTGGCGCTCCGGCCCGGGCCCGGATCCCGGTCCAGGACCCCTGAATACGGAGACGCAGACCCAGGCGCAGCCGGAACCGACCACGCCGACCGAGCCGGAATGGTGTCCGGCGGTGGAGTTTGTCTCGGTGCCGGGCACGTGGGAATCCTCGCCGGAAGATGACCCGTTCAATCCGCAGGCCAACTCGGCAAGCTTCATGCTGTCCATCACGCGCCCGATCGAGGAGATGTACGGCATCGACCACGTGCGCGTGTTCACCGTCCCGTATACCGCACAGTTCCGCAACATCCAGACGGAGCGCGGGCGTGCGGAGATGACGTACGACGATTCGCGTGCGGAAGGCACGGCAAAACTGAAGGGTGAGCTGGGGTTCGTGGCCAACCTGTGCCCGCGAACCAAGTTCATCATCGCCGGGTTCTCCCAGGGCGCGGTGATTGTGGGGGATGTGGCAAACCAGATTGGTACCCGCCAGGGCCCGATTGATCCGGAGCGCCTGTTGGGTGCGGTGATGATTGCGGACGGGCGCCGCGAGAACGGCGTGGGTGTGAACCCGGGCGTGGAGCTGACCGGCCAAGGCGCGGAGATCACCATGCTGCCGCTGCAGCGGGTGGTGGATCTGGCCACGCCGGGTGCGACCATGACGGGGCCGCGCCCCGGCGGGTTCGGCGAGGTGGCGGACCGTGCCTTTGAAATCTGCGCGCCGAATGACACGGTGTGCGACGCGCCGCTGGCGGTGGGCAACGCGATCGACCGCGCCGCAGACCTTTTGCTGGCCAACGGCAACCATGCGCTCTACGCCACGAACCCGGACGTCATCCCGGGAACCACAGCGTCGCAATGGACTGTGGACTGGGCACGCTCTACAATCGATGCTTTGTAG
- a CDS encoding FadD32-like long-chain-fatty-acid--AMP ligase, with product MDLEVIIQKFLDEQGNVVLPPNFTIPALSEMLYGAAVQAGQADNVNIRFWDYSTDVDGETVECSRREANTRFKAIAARLAQVGNPGDRVAILAGNSPEYIFGFMGALYAGQVPIPLYDPNEPGHEHHLRAVLGDSGAKTVLTNKQGAPAVRNYFAEVPAAERPRILAVDSLPDSLADSWQPIEVAPGTDTSQNTSFLQYTSGSTRNPAGVVLTNESIVTNVLQIYTGIGVKQPMRIPSWLPLHHDMGIILATLLMILGNEFEIFSPRDFIQQPKRWLDRLNRREDDPEDMHIYTAVPNFALELAARYGTPEDPSEYDFSRVEAILCGSEPVTESSVETFLDAFAPSGLTRDVLRPSYGLAEATLIVATPQTEDRPKFAYFDREQLAEGKAVEVAKEDGVAFASNGQPVKWMHFAIVDPETKDELPEGSIGEMWIHGKNKAGGYLDREEETQETFHNTIGETIQENLPQDGWMATGDLGTILGGHLYITGRLKDLVVIAGRNHYPQDIEATVMESSDHVRADSVAAFSVPGDEVERLILLVERADDASEDGDKAAEDTIRAAVTTKHGISPDVIEFYPPNGITRSSAGKIARRVNAKRYIEEHA from the coding sequence ATGGATCTTGAAGTGATCATCCAAAAATTCCTGGATGAGCAGGGCAATGTTGTGCTGCCGCCGAACTTCACCATCCCCGCCCTGTCGGAGATGCTCTACGGTGCCGCCGTGCAGGCGGGCCAGGCCGACAACGTGAACATCCGGTTCTGGGACTACTCCACGGATGTGGACGGGGAGACGGTTGAATGCAGCCGTCGAGAAGCAAATACCCGCTTCAAGGCGATCGCCGCCCGCCTCGCGCAGGTGGGCAACCCGGGGGATCGCGTGGCCATCCTGGCCGGCAACTCGCCGGAGTACATCTTCGGCTTCATGGGTGCGCTCTACGCGGGCCAGGTGCCCATCCCGCTCTATGACCCGAACGAGCCGGGGCACGAGCACCACCTGCGCGCAGTGCTTGGTGATTCCGGCGCGAAGACGGTGCTGACCAACAAGCAGGGCGCCCCCGCCGTGCGCAACTACTTCGCCGAGGTGCCGGCCGCGGAACGCCCGCGCATCCTGGCGGTGGACTCCCTGCCGGATTCGCTGGCGGATTCTTGGCAACCGATCGAGGTTGCGCCGGGCACCGACACGTCCCAGAACACATCGTTCCTGCAGTACACCTCCGGCTCCACCCGCAACCCGGCGGGCGTGGTACTGACTAATGAGTCCATTGTGACCAACGTGCTGCAGATCTACACCGGCATTGGCGTGAAGCAGCCGATGCGCATCCCGTCCTGGCTGCCGCTGCACCACGACATGGGCATCATCCTGGCAACGCTGCTGATGATCCTGGGCAACGAGTTCGAAATCTTCTCTCCGCGCGACTTCATCCAGCAGCCGAAGCGCTGGCTGGACCGCCTGAACCGCCGCGAGGACGACCCGGAGGACATGCACATCTACACCGCGGTGCCGAACTTCGCGCTGGAACTGGCGGCGCGCTACGGCACGCCGGAGGACCCGAGCGAATATGACTTCTCCCGCGTCGAAGCCATCCTTTGCGGCTCCGAGCCGGTGACGGAGTCCTCTGTGGAGACCTTTCTCGATGCCTTTGCGCCGTCCGGCCTGACCCGCGACGTGCTGCGGCCCTCCTACGGCCTGGCGGAGGCGACCTTGATCGTGGCCACGCCGCAGACGGAGGACCGCCCCAAGTTCGCGTACTTCGACCGCGAGCAGCTTGCCGAAGGCAAGGCCGTGGAGGTGGCCAAGGAGGACGGCGTGGCGTTCGCCTCCAACGGCCAGCCGGTCAAGTGGATGCACTTCGCCATCGTGGACCCAGAGACGAAGGACGAGCTGCCGGAGGGCAGCATCGGCGAGATGTGGATCCACGGCAAGAACAAGGCCGGCGGCTACCTGGACCGCGAAGAGGAGACGCAGGAGACCTTCCACAACACCATCGGCGAGACCATCCAGGAGAACCTGCCGCAGGACGGCTGGATGGCAACCGGAGACCTGGGCACGATTCTGGGCGGTCACCTCTACATCACCGGCCGTCTGAAGGACCTGGTGGTTATCGCCGGGCGCAACCATTACCCGCAGGACATCGAGGCCACGGTCATGGAGTCCTCCGACCACGTCCGCGCGGATTCCGTGGCGGCGTTCTCCGTGCCGGGCGATGAGGTGGAGCGCTTGATCCTGCTGGTGGAGCGTGCGGACGACGCTTCCGAGGACGGCGACAAGGCCGCCGAGGACACCATCCGTGCCGCCGTGACCACCAAGCACGGCATCAGCCCGGACGTGATCGAGTTTTACCCGCCGAACGGCATCACCCGCTCCTCCGCCGGCAAGATCGCCCGCCGCGTCAACGCGAAGCGGTACATCGAAGAGCACGCCTAG